Proteins found in one Oryza glaberrima chromosome 4, OglaRS2, whole genome shotgun sequence genomic segment:
- the LOC127770764 gene encoding ethylene-responsive transcription factor ERF023-like produces MATRAHNIAVLDIKGRAAHLNFPDLAHELPRPATAAPKDVQAAAAATLAATRCVRLAAPAAEIEEVRVSQIDNGEGGVNGKRGSGREEGMGVAEQGSRKDEDGGGAIPGGGVLRAGEVSEHAGGRLEWHHRW; encoded by the exons ATGGCCACGCGCGCGCACAACATCGCCGTGCTCGACATCAAGGGCCGCGCGGCGCACCTCAACTTTCCTGACCTCGCCCACGAGCTGCCGCGCCCGGCCACCGCGGCACCCAAGGATGTCcaagccgcagccgcagccacgCTCGCCGCCACG CGCtgcgtccgcctcgccgcccccgccgcggagATCGAGGAGGTCCGGGTGAGCCAGATCGAcaacggcgagggcggcgtcaACGGCAAGCGGGGATCCGGCAGAGAGGAGGGAATGGGTGTGGCGGAGCAGGGATCCCGTAAAGACGAAGACGGTGGTGGTGCCATCCCTGGCGGTGGCGTCCTGAGAGCGGGAGAGGTCAGCGAGCATGCAGGTGGCAGGCTGGAGTGGCACCATCGTTGGTGA